One genomic segment of Colias croceus chromosome 16, ilColCroc2.1 includes these proteins:
- the LOC123698616 gene encoding uncharacterized protein LOC123698616 isoform X1, translated as MAINSLESGYDDSPTKSVDSSSWRLNSVSKKSSPCVNGSLKSGSSYRSKQQSKSLMISPYLNGDKVKLHSRVTEKKMVHKKTTDFVSSFPLAASIYKANSDEFKIPKRKHKKVKKSVLTLPNDLTLPQACTVSDMNDSEYNETKNIRKPKPKKKRNIKKFPVDKNIEIYDRDARYCSQLNINLDSSSTDMFKHLTGDGSRVIKKSKTNTYGRNQVVDNDVWAVLRNINKIQFIPSPPMSLNSIVPLKNKNKSKRRSNDRKDTRFIETCRTEEFAYISYDSNSINSCSRSTSYDRITVIGRQDEVKETCTKIQDENSEVTKKGVITNQKSQRPSRISSNNNKTHALNDKQDNNVKVKTLDDDKHHGKCSAKNISNNNDDNVLNVGCEDNKSMALATISINTDSYGDTNTKSNFLKTISLKTVPEKSSLTSMKGRQDQLNGITRVVVSKGKDIDKGKQQTVIRKPRLVTTMPSSSGVPKLSQADIKRRLANMKFPIVVTGKDQMSSCIKVPYSEPLQFSGLDNQIWPFMSKWLPKINIQNESINKRSSTNGNTAKRNFYKSPERNVSDDRLPMTMMNNGDRNCIKQNNCVEEISIKPRLVKDGSSDLDPHASNKVRPMHQYKDKMLNIICNKPFYHDTVQRSMDNNAKDTKLSEFNKSIKYFENQINAQKLIKQKNKSVSIPSESAVNRLKSGNMWAKAKRASDFIENVIRKIKCGIYYDEEYHSFTKKVDAEDRYTQTDCVGLTNIEEGKAKRDTTDVIDETFDTKNIPGFEDTWQDLELESITKNQIAVKHCITNIVVHFDIAFPYDNTCTLQQKQSLSCIPIEITSSQTKIYKYKTSITNAMLPAEICTILPKMLTNIFDTNPKVAFPNIVEKIEYSLPTITEVQHRGNCERSLNIFSPYNLLPRAVDLRNGKFSSNILVREKVDIEQDNFTSYKYSSFYNLLPKINTYFWWGNYIYIPRVDFKFIDKIITKREDSCDANKCMALLPYVPPKFNFGGENTLKNLETKLTHVENPRIYFDRAIFVNFTLQQFGNPSVIELRNNPLEEDSFVTKKKEKDIIHDNLQNNNLDNNNALVPYKASFPSSNVHKLDRYKDEIKDFQQLLIPHKVQSKMMFDNVKRKRSYIRLNKKCKSTSSISNYKKSTSLQKIANLDEFFQALGLSKDMGSVIDGNVERKVLSSIIEMKAWTSDITSRQALLVLLLANKKETSNLIRFRTVLLQGIAMNRITKASELDMEIEVIERESLSKLPQCEGISYLPASIENQDNLLEELCWIAKTTASDYQRPFDKSSERLLKSLLCKRKKLNPSYLRVMARYVGLGLLNAK; from the exons ATGGCTATTAATTCATTAGAAAGCGGATACGACGATTCACCAACAAAGTCGGTAGATTCTAGCAGTTGGCGGTTAAACTCCGTTTCGAAGAAATCGAGTCCATGTGTTAATGGAAGTTTAAAGAGTGGTTCAAGTTATCGCAGTAAACAACAATCAAAAAGCCTGATGATATCCCCATACCTCAATGGCGATAAGGTGAAATTACATTCTAGGGTTACAGAGAAAAAAATGGTTCATAAGAAAACCACAGATTTTGTATCTTCATTTCCGTTAGCGGCTAGCATATATAAAGCAAATTCagatgaatttaaaatacccAAGCGGAAGCAcaagaaagtaaaaaaatctGTGCTTACCCTTCCCAACGATCTCACTTTACCCCAAGCATGTACTGTAAGCGATATGAATGACTCGGAGTATAATGAGACTAAGAATATAAGGAAGCCTAAAcctaaaaagaaaagaaacattaaaaaatttcctgttgataaaaatattgaaatttatgaTAGAGATGCAAGATATTGTTCtcaattaaacataaatttagaCAGCAGTTCAACCGATATGTTTAAACATTTAACGGGTGATGGATCtagagtaataaaaaaatctaaaacaaatacatatgGGAGAAATCAGGTTGTTGATAATGATGTTTGGGCTGTACTAAGGAATATAAATAAGATCCAGTTCATTCCGTCACCGCCGATGTCCTTAAATAGCATAGTAccgttgaaaaataaaaacaaatcaaaaaGAAGGTCAAACGATCGAAAGGATACGAG ATTTATTGAAACTTGCCGTACTGAAGAATTTGCGTATATATCTTATGATAGCAATTCTATAAACAGTTGTTCTCGCTCAACTAGTTACGATCGTATAACAGTAATTGGAAGGCAAGATGAGGTTAAAGAAACATGTACTAAAATACAAGACGAAAACAGTGAAGTTACAAAAAAAGGGGTTATAACGAACCAAAAAAGTCAGAGGCCGTCACGTATTTCTTccaataataacaaaactcATGCTTTAAATGATAAACAGGACAATAATGTTAAAGTAAAAACATTAGATGATGATAAACATCATGGCAAATGTTCcgctaaaaatatttcaaataacaaCGACGATAATGTTTTAAACGTTGGATGCGAGGATAATAAATCTATGGCATTAGCCACTATTTCCATAAATACAGATTCATATGGTGATACTAAcacaaaatctaattttttgaaaaccaTATCACTAAAAACTG TGCCTGAAAAATCAAGTTTAACATCTATGAAAGGACGTCAGGATCAATTGAATGGAATAACTAGAGTCGTTGTAAGTAAAGGTAAAGACATAGACAAAGGGAAACAGCAAACTGTAATAAGAAAGCCAAGGCTGGTTACCACTATGCCCAGTTCTTCAGGTGTACCTAAATTATCACAAGCAGATATAAAAAGGCGGCTTGCAAACATGAAGTTTCCTATAGTCGTTACTGGCAAAGACCAAATGAGCTCTTGTATTAAAGTTCCATACAGTGAACCCCTTCAATTTTCTGGCCTGGACAACCAAATTTGGCCATTTATGAGCAAATGGcttccaaaaataaatatccaaaacgaaagtataaataaacgtTCATCAACTAACGGAAATACGGCAAAACggaatttttataaatcgcCTGAACGGAATGTTTCCGATGATCGACTTCCTATGACGATGATGAACAATGGTGATCGAAATTGCATAAAGCAAAACAATTGTGTTGAAGAAATTTCCATTAAGCCTAGATTAGTAAAAGACGGTTCTTCTGATCTTGATCCACATGCTTCAAATAAAGTAAGACCAATGCATCAATATAAAGACAAGATGctcaatattatatgtaataaacCATTTTATCACGACACTGTACAACGTTCCATGGACAACAACGCCAAAGATACTAAGCTAAgcgaatttaataaaagtatcaaatattttgaaaatcaaatcaatgcaCAGAAGTTGATTAagcaaaaaaacaaatcaGTTTCGATTCCGTCTGAAAGTGCAGTAAATCGTCTCAAGTCAGGAAACATGTGGGCGAAAGCGAAGAGGGCTAGTGATTTTATAGAGAATGTAATAAGAAAGATCAAGTGTGGTATTTATTATGACGAGGAATACCACAGCTTTACTAAAA AAGTGGATGCTGAAGACAGGTACACACAAACGGATTGTGTTGGTCTTACTAATATTGAAGAAGGCAAAGCTAAAAGAGATACAACGGATGTCATTGATGAGACTtttgatacaaaaaatattccagGATTTGAAGATACATGGCAAGATTTGGAATTAGAATCAATAACTAAGAATCAAATTGCCGTTAAGCATTGTATTACTAACATTGTTGTTCATTTTGATATCGCTTTCCCTTACGATAATACATGCACACTGCAACAGAAGCAATCTTTATCGTGTATTCCAATTGAGATTACTAGCAGCcaaactaaaatatacaaatataagaCTTCAATCACGAATGCTATGCTGCCTGCAGAAATATGTACCATATTACCCAAAATGTTAAccaatatttttgatactAATCCAAAGGTAGCATTTCCTAATATTGTGGAAAAGATCGAGTATTCACTACCTACAATAACAGAAGTACAGCATCGTGGTAATTGCGAGCgctctttaaatattttttcaccaTACAATTTGTTACCACGAGCGGTTGATTTAAGAAATGGGAAATTTTCTTCTAATATACTTGTGCGAGAAAAGGTCGATATCGAACAAGATAATTTTACTTCCTATAAATATTCTTCTTTCTACAATCTCTTaccaaaaataaacacatactTCTGGTGgggtaattatatttatatacctcGAGTAGATTTCAAATTtatcgataaaataataacaaaaaggGAAGATAGTTGTGACGCAAATAAATGTATGGCGTTGCTTCCATATGTGCCGCCGAAATTTAATTTCGGTGGTgagaatactttaaaaaatctcGAAACTAAATTAACGCATGTAGAAAATCCtcgtatttattttgatagagCTATATTTGTTAACTTTACATTGCAACAGTTTGGAAATCCAAGTGTGATTGAGTTACGAAACAATCCTTTGGAGGAAGATTCATTTGTAACAAAGAAAAAGGAGAAGGATATAATACACgataatttacaaaacaataatttagataACAATAACGCTTTAGTGCCATACAAAGCTAGTTTTCCGTCATCTAATGTCCACAAGTTGGATAGATATAAGGATGAGATAAAGGACTTTCAGCAACTTTTGATACCACACAAAGTTCAAAGTAAAATGATGTTTGATAACgtgaaaagaaaaagaagTTATATTAGGCTCAATAAGAAATGCAAATCAACATCGAGCATAtctaactataaaaaaagcacATCCTTGcaaaaaattgcaaatttGGATGAATTCTTTCAAGCTCTTGGCTTATCTAAAGATATGGGGAGCGTTATTGATGGAAATGTTGAAAGGAAAGTGTTATCCTCAATCATAGAG ATGAAAGCTTGGACTTCTGATATTACATCGAGACAGGCATTGTTAGTTCTGTTACttgcaaataaaaaagaaacatcaAATCTTATCCGTTTCCGAACAGTTCTACTTCAGGGGATTGCAATGAATAGAATAACTAAAGCATCTGAATTGGATATGGAGATAGAAGTTATCGAGAGAGAATCTCTAAGTAAATTACCACAG TGTGAAGGTATTTCATATTTACCGGCTTCGATTGAAAATCAAGATAACCTGTTAGAGGAGCTGTGTTGGATAGCAAAAACTACa GCTTCAGACTACCAAAGACCTTTCGATAAATCATCAGAGCGTTTGCTAAAGTCCTTGCTATGCAAGCGAAAAAAACTAAATCCTTCATATCTACGTGTTATGGCAAGATATGTAGGACTTGGCCTACTTAACGCTAAGTAA
- the LOC123698611 gene encoding geranylgeranyl transferase type-1 subunit beta — MNNEDHKVLAHRQHVKYFMRFLNILPSSLSSHDTTRVTIAYFSVSGLDVLGSISSISIELQRRIVDWLYQLQVHPDKDTGDMSACGFQGSSTVNIDLSSENKMYRCGHLAMTYTGLCVLLALGDDLSRLNRKAIVEGVKALQTKEGNFSATLSGCESDMRFVYCAACISYILNDWSGFNIKRATDYIIKSIGYDYGIAQCPELESHGGTTFCALATLSLTNQLDRLSEEQIEGLRRWLLMRQIDGFQGRPNKPVDTCYSFWVGASLKILDSLNLSNFSNNRNYVYETQDCVVGGFSKWPDTCTDPMHTYLGLAGLSLIGESGLLEIVPTLNITKRAHDHLKSLHEQWAGGS; from the exons atgaATAACGAAGATCATAAAGTTTTGGCTCACAGGCAACATGTTAAATACTTTATgcgatttttaaatattttaccctCATCATTATCATCTCATGATACAACAAG AGTTACTATAGCATACTTTTCCGTATCTGGTCTAGATGTCTTGGGCTCCATTTCATCAATATCTATAGAACTTCAAAGAAGGATAGTAGATTGGTTATATCAATTGCAAGTCCATCCAGACAAGGATA CTGGTGACATGTCCGCATGTGGCTTCCAAGGATCATCGACGGTGAACATCGATTTGAGTTCCGAGAACAAAATGTACCGTTGCGGTCACCTTGCGATGACGTACACCGGTCTCTGCGTGCTGTTGGCATTGGGAGACGATCTCTCAAGGCTTAATCGTAAAGCAATAGTGGaag gtgTAAAAGCCTTGCAAACAAAGGAAGGTAATTTCTCAGCAACACTTTCAGGCTGTGAATCTGATATGCGATTTGTATATTGTGCTGCATGTATTAGCTATATACTCAATGATTGGTCTGGCTTCAACATAAAGAGGGCtacagattatattataaaatcaata GGTTATGATTATGGAATTGCCCAATGTCCGGAGCTGGAATCTCACGGAGGAACAACATTTTGTGCCCTAGCAACACTTAGTTTAACTAATCAGTTAGACCGACTAAGTGAAGAGCAAATAGAAGGTCTTAGAAGGTGGTTATTGATGCGCCAAATAGACGGTTTCCAGGGCAGACCGAACAAACCAGTTGACACCTGCTACAGTTTTTGGGTCGGAGCATCTTTAAAGATTTTGGACTCCTTGAATCTCTCTAACTTTTCCAATAATAGAAATTATGTATATGAAACTCAAGATTGTGTGGTTGGCGGCTTTTCAAAATGGCCCGACACTTGCACCGACCCAATGCATACATATCTAGGTTTGGCTGGCTTGAGTCTCATTGGCGAGAGTGGATTGTTAGAAATAGTTCCCACATTGAATATAACGAAACGTGCTCACGATCATTTGAAATCACTACACGAACAATGGGCGGGCGGATCATag
- the LOC123698616 gene encoding uncharacterized protein LOC123698616 isoform X2, whose product MAINSLESGYDDSPTKSVDSSSWRLNSVSKKSSPCVNGSLKSGSSYRSKQQSKSLMISPYLNGDKVKLHSRVTEKKMVHKKTTDFVSSFPLAASIYKANSDEFKIPKRKHKKVKKSVLTLPNDLTLPQACTVSDMNDSEYNETKNIRKPKPKKKRNIKKFPVDKNIEIYDRDARYCSQLNINLDSSSTDMFKHLTGDGSRVIKKSKTNTYGRNQVVDNDVWAVLRNINKIQFIPSPPMSLNSIVPLKNKNKSKRRSNDRKDTRFIETCRTEEFAYISYDSNSINSCSRSTSYDRITVIGRQDEVKETCTKIQDENSEVTKKGVITNQKSQRPSRISSNNNKTHALNDKQDNNVKVKTLDDDKHHGKCSAKNISNNNDDNVLNVGCEDNKSMALATISINTDSYGDTNTKSNFLKTISLKTVPEKSSLTSMKGRQDQLNGITRVVVSKGKDIDKGKQQTVIRKPRLVTTMPSSSGVPKLSQADIKRRLANMKFPIVVTGKDQMSSCIKVPYSEPLQFSGLDNQIWPFMSKWLPKINIQNESINKRSSTNGNTAKRNFYKSPERNVSDDRLPMTMMNNGDRNCIKQNNCVEEISIKPRLVKDGSSDLDPHASNKVRPMHQYKDKMLNIICNKPFYHDTVQRSMDNNAKDTKLSEFNKSIKYFENQINAQKLIKQKNKSVSIPSESAVNRLKSGNMWAKAKRASDFIENVIRKIKCGIYYDEEYHSFTKKVDAEDRYTQTDCVGLTNIEEGKAKRDTTDVIDETFDTKNIPGFEDTWQDLELESITKNQIAVKHCITNIVVHFDIAFPYDNTCTLQQKQSLSCIPIEITSSQTKIYKYKTSITNAMLPAEICTILPKMLTNIFDTNPKVAFPNIVEKIEYSLPTITEVQHRGNCERSLNIFSPYNLLPRAVDLRNGKFSSNILVREKVDIEQDNFTSYKYSSFYNLLPKINTYFWWGNYIYIPRVDFKFIDKIITKREDSCDANKCMALLPYVPPKFNFGGENTLKNLETKLTHVENPRIYFDRAIFVNFTLQQFGNPSVIELRNNPLEEDSFVTKKKEKDIIHDNLQNNNLDNNNALVPYKASFPSSNVHKLDRYKDEIKDFQQLLIPHKVQSKMMFDNVKRKRSYIRLNKKCKSTSSISNYKKSTSLQKIANLDEFFQALGLSKDMGSVIDGNVERKVLSSIIEMKAWTSDITSRQALLVLLLANKKETSNLIRFRTVLLQGIAMNRITKASELDMEIEVIERESLSKLPQASDYQRPFDKSSERLLKSLLCKRKKLNPSYLRVMARYVGLGLLNAK is encoded by the exons ATGGCTATTAATTCATTAGAAAGCGGATACGACGATTCACCAACAAAGTCGGTAGATTCTAGCAGTTGGCGGTTAAACTCCGTTTCGAAGAAATCGAGTCCATGTGTTAATGGAAGTTTAAAGAGTGGTTCAAGTTATCGCAGTAAACAACAATCAAAAAGCCTGATGATATCCCCATACCTCAATGGCGATAAGGTGAAATTACATTCTAGGGTTACAGAGAAAAAAATGGTTCATAAGAAAACCACAGATTTTGTATCTTCATTTCCGTTAGCGGCTAGCATATATAAAGCAAATTCagatgaatttaaaatacccAAGCGGAAGCAcaagaaagtaaaaaaatctGTGCTTACCCTTCCCAACGATCTCACTTTACCCCAAGCATGTACTGTAAGCGATATGAATGACTCGGAGTATAATGAGACTAAGAATATAAGGAAGCCTAAAcctaaaaagaaaagaaacattaaaaaatttcctgttgataaaaatattgaaatttatgaTAGAGATGCAAGATATTGTTCtcaattaaacataaatttagaCAGCAGTTCAACCGATATGTTTAAACATTTAACGGGTGATGGATCtagagtaataaaaaaatctaaaacaaatacatatgGGAGAAATCAGGTTGTTGATAATGATGTTTGGGCTGTACTAAGGAATATAAATAAGATCCAGTTCATTCCGTCACCGCCGATGTCCTTAAATAGCATAGTAccgttgaaaaataaaaacaaatcaaaaaGAAGGTCAAACGATCGAAAGGATACGAG ATTTATTGAAACTTGCCGTACTGAAGAATTTGCGTATATATCTTATGATAGCAATTCTATAAACAGTTGTTCTCGCTCAACTAGTTACGATCGTATAACAGTAATTGGAAGGCAAGATGAGGTTAAAGAAACATGTACTAAAATACAAGACGAAAACAGTGAAGTTACAAAAAAAGGGGTTATAACGAACCAAAAAAGTCAGAGGCCGTCACGTATTTCTTccaataataacaaaactcATGCTTTAAATGATAAACAGGACAATAATGTTAAAGTAAAAACATTAGATGATGATAAACATCATGGCAAATGTTCcgctaaaaatatttcaaataacaaCGACGATAATGTTTTAAACGTTGGATGCGAGGATAATAAATCTATGGCATTAGCCACTATTTCCATAAATACAGATTCATATGGTGATACTAAcacaaaatctaattttttgaaaaccaTATCACTAAAAACTG TGCCTGAAAAATCAAGTTTAACATCTATGAAAGGACGTCAGGATCAATTGAATGGAATAACTAGAGTCGTTGTAAGTAAAGGTAAAGACATAGACAAAGGGAAACAGCAAACTGTAATAAGAAAGCCAAGGCTGGTTACCACTATGCCCAGTTCTTCAGGTGTACCTAAATTATCACAAGCAGATATAAAAAGGCGGCTTGCAAACATGAAGTTTCCTATAGTCGTTACTGGCAAAGACCAAATGAGCTCTTGTATTAAAGTTCCATACAGTGAACCCCTTCAATTTTCTGGCCTGGACAACCAAATTTGGCCATTTATGAGCAAATGGcttccaaaaataaatatccaaaacgaaagtataaataaacgtTCATCAACTAACGGAAATACGGCAAAACggaatttttataaatcgcCTGAACGGAATGTTTCCGATGATCGACTTCCTATGACGATGATGAACAATGGTGATCGAAATTGCATAAAGCAAAACAATTGTGTTGAAGAAATTTCCATTAAGCCTAGATTAGTAAAAGACGGTTCTTCTGATCTTGATCCACATGCTTCAAATAAAGTAAGACCAATGCATCAATATAAAGACAAGATGctcaatattatatgtaataaacCATTTTATCACGACACTGTACAACGTTCCATGGACAACAACGCCAAAGATACTAAGCTAAgcgaatttaataaaagtatcaaatattttgaaaatcaaatcaatgcaCAGAAGTTGATTAagcaaaaaaacaaatcaGTTTCGATTCCGTCTGAAAGTGCAGTAAATCGTCTCAAGTCAGGAAACATGTGGGCGAAAGCGAAGAGGGCTAGTGATTTTATAGAGAATGTAATAAGAAAGATCAAGTGTGGTATTTATTATGACGAGGAATACCACAGCTTTACTAAAA AAGTGGATGCTGAAGACAGGTACACACAAACGGATTGTGTTGGTCTTACTAATATTGAAGAAGGCAAAGCTAAAAGAGATACAACGGATGTCATTGATGAGACTtttgatacaaaaaatattccagGATTTGAAGATACATGGCAAGATTTGGAATTAGAATCAATAACTAAGAATCAAATTGCCGTTAAGCATTGTATTACTAACATTGTTGTTCATTTTGATATCGCTTTCCCTTACGATAATACATGCACACTGCAACAGAAGCAATCTTTATCGTGTATTCCAATTGAGATTACTAGCAGCcaaactaaaatatacaaatataagaCTTCAATCACGAATGCTATGCTGCCTGCAGAAATATGTACCATATTACCCAAAATGTTAAccaatatttttgatactAATCCAAAGGTAGCATTTCCTAATATTGTGGAAAAGATCGAGTATTCACTACCTACAATAACAGAAGTACAGCATCGTGGTAATTGCGAGCgctctttaaatattttttcaccaTACAATTTGTTACCACGAGCGGTTGATTTAAGAAATGGGAAATTTTCTTCTAATATACTTGTGCGAGAAAAGGTCGATATCGAACAAGATAATTTTACTTCCTATAAATATTCTTCTTTCTACAATCTCTTaccaaaaataaacacatactTCTGGTGgggtaattatatttatatacctcGAGTAGATTTCAAATTtatcgataaaataataacaaaaaggGAAGATAGTTGTGACGCAAATAAATGTATGGCGTTGCTTCCATATGTGCCGCCGAAATTTAATTTCGGTGGTgagaatactttaaaaaatctcGAAACTAAATTAACGCATGTAGAAAATCCtcgtatttattttgatagagCTATATTTGTTAACTTTACATTGCAACAGTTTGGAAATCCAAGTGTGATTGAGTTACGAAACAATCCTTTGGAGGAAGATTCATTTGTAACAAAGAAAAAGGAGAAGGATATAATACACgataatttacaaaacaataatttagataACAATAACGCTTTAGTGCCATACAAAGCTAGTTTTCCGTCATCTAATGTCCACAAGTTGGATAGATATAAGGATGAGATAAAGGACTTTCAGCAACTTTTGATACCACACAAAGTTCAAAGTAAAATGATGTTTGATAACgtgaaaagaaaaagaagTTATATTAGGCTCAATAAGAAATGCAAATCAACATCGAGCATAtctaactataaaaaaagcacATCCTTGcaaaaaattgcaaatttGGATGAATTCTTTCAAGCTCTTGGCTTATCTAAAGATATGGGGAGCGTTATTGATGGAAATGTTGAAAGGAAAGTGTTATCCTCAATCATAGAG ATGAAAGCTTGGACTTCTGATATTACATCGAGACAGGCATTGTTAGTTCTGTTACttgcaaataaaaaagaaacatcaAATCTTATCCGTTTCCGAACAGTTCTACTTCAGGGGATTGCAATGAATAGAATAACTAAAGCATCTGAATTGGATATGGAGATAGAAGTTATCGAGAGAGAATCTCTAAGTAAATTACCACAG GCTTCAGACTACCAAAGACCTTTCGATAAATCATCAGAGCGTTTGCTAAAGTCCTTGCTATGCAAGCGAAAAAAACTAAATCCTTCATATCTACGTGTTATGGCAAGATATGTAGGACTTGGCCTACTTAACGCTAAGTAA
- the LOC123698607 gene encoding 40S ribosomal protein S6, with protein MKLNVSYPATGCQKLFEVVDEHKLRIFYEKRMGAEVEADQLGDEWKGYILRVAGGNDKQGFPMKQGVLTNSRVRLLMSKGHSCYRPRRDGERKRKSVRGCIVDANLSVLALVIVRKGAQEIPGLTDGNVPRRLGPKRASKIRKLFNLTKQDDVRRYVVKRLLPAKEGKENAKPRYKAPKIQRLVTPVVLQRRRHRLALKKKRLAKRKSSEAEYAKLLAQRKKESKVRRQEEIKRRRSASIRDSKSSSTSAPQK; from the exons ATGAAG TTGAACGTATCCTACCCGGCAACGGGATGCCAGAAATTATTCGAAGTTGTGGATGAGCACAAGCTCCGTATCTTCTACGAGAAGCGTATGGGCGCTGAAGTTGAAGCTGACCAGCTAGGCGATGAATGGAAGGGTTATATTCTACGTGTTGCCGGTGGCAACGACAAACAGGGTTTCCCGATGAAACAAGGTGTCCTCACCAACA gcCGTGTTCGTTTGTTGATGTCCAAGGGCCACTCTTGCTACAGACCTCGTCGTGATGGTGAAAGAAAACGTAAATCAGTGCGTGGTTGCATTGTAGATGCCAACTTATCTGTGTTGGCCCTTGTTATTGTGCGCAAGGGTGCTCAA GAAATTCCTGGACTTACAGACGGCAATGTGCCCCGTCGTCTCGGACCCAAGAGAGCGTCCAAGATCCGCAAGCTCTTCAACTTGACCAAACAAGATGATGTACGTCGCTACGTCGTCAAACGTCTGCTCCCTGCTAAGGAGGGCAAGGAAAATGCCAAACCCAGGTATAAG GCTCCCAAGATCCAAAGGCTAGTCACCCCTGTAGTGCTGCAGCGCAGACGCCACCGATTGGCGCTGAAGAAGAAACGCCTGGCTAAACGCAAGTCCTCCGAGGCTGAATATGCCAAGCTTCTGGCTCAAAGGAAGAAGGAATCTAAG GTACGTCGTCAAGAGGAGATCAAACGTAGACGTTCAGCTTCAATTCGCGATTCCAAGAGCTCAAGTACGAGTGCACCGCAGAAGTGA